Proteins from a single region of Candidatus Roizmanbacteria bacterium CG_4_9_14_0_2_um_filter_38_17:
- the tsaD gene encoding tRNA (adenosine(37)-N6)-threonylcarbamoyltransferase complex transferase subunit TsaD: MSRSKKTVVLAIETSLDETCAAISVENRVFSNVISSQIELHRKYGGVVPIIAKRAHEERLPHVIAEAFSRANYVSRRYHANKYNFSLDNIDVIAVTYGPGQSLALGVGIDQARELAIKYDKALVAVNHMEGHLLSSFVQNSTGKTGNDLSSLAFPALGLLVSGGHTMLVLVKNLGKYKVLGETLDDAAGEAFDKVGRMLGIGYPGGLIVEQLAKEGNEDRFDLPVPMIKHKGLMFSYSGIKTSVLYATEKLKKEKQFKGKEIKDMAAAFQRVVARSLTFKLERAIAQYKPQTLLLGGGVISNLYIRSKLRKVAQKNGISLFTATSHKLLTDNAAMIAVAGYHKFRRNELVVDPNGLDRDPNASL, translated from the coding sequence ATGAGTAGGAGTAAGAAAACAGTTGTCTTGGCTATTGAGACGAGCTTGGATGAGACATGTGCGGCTATCTCAGTGGAGAACAGAGTTTTTTCCAATGTTATTAGCTCCCAAATAGAGCTGCATCGAAAATATGGTGGAGTTGTTCCAATTATTGCTAAACGCGCACATGAGGAGCGTTTACCACATGTTATAGCTGAAGCTTTTTCGCGAGCTAACTATGTATCTCGCAGATACCACGCTAATAAGTATAATTTTAGTCTAGATAATATTGATGTAATTGCTGTGACGTATGGACCAGGGCAGTCTCTAGCGCTGGGCGTGGGAATTGATCAGGCTCGAGAATTAGCTATAAAATATGACAAGGCGCTGGTTGCAGTTAACCATATGGAGGGTCATTTACTGTCTTCTTTTGTACAAAACTCTACTGGGAAGACAGGGAACGATCTTTCAAGTTTAGCGTTTCCAGCGCTTGGTTTGTTAGTGTCGGGTGGTCATACTATGCTGGTTTTGGTAAAAAATCTGGGTAAGTATAAGGTTTTAGGAGAAACACTCGATGATGCAGCTGGGGAAGCTTTTGATAAAGTAGGTAGAATGCTGGGGATAGGCTATCCAGGGGGTCTAATTGTTGAGCAATTAGCTAAAGAGGGAAATGAAGATAGATTTGATCTACCTGTGCCAATGATAAAACATAAAGGCCTTATGTTTAGTTACTCAGGAATAAAAACATCGGTTCTATATGCAACGGAGAAGCTTAAGAAAGAAAAGCAGTTTAAGGGTAAAGAAATTAAGGATATGGCCGCTGCCTTTCAACGCGTTGTTGCCCGTTCTCTGACTTTTAAATTAGAGCGAGCAATCGCCCAATATAAACCTCAAACTTTGCTTTTAGGTGGTGGGGTTATTTCTAATCTTTATATACGCTCAAAATTAAGGAAAGTTGCTCAAAAAAATGGCATATCTTTATTTACTGCCACAAGCCATAAGTTGTTAACAGATAACGCAGCCATGATTGCGGTGGCGGGGTATCATAAGTTTAGACGGAATGAGCTTGTTGTTGATCCTAATGGGCTTGACCGTGATCCCAATGCAAGTCTATAG